One part of the Lycium ferocissimum isolate CSIRO_LF1 chromosome 8, AGI_CSIRO_Lferr_CH_V1, whole genome shotgun sequence genome encodes these proteins:
- the LOC132067709 gene encoding uncharacterized protein LOC132067709: MVSKRRSNGDIKYCMVHDLVRGFCSSKLKEEEFKQRVVPYNSSQPSYPSDPWLCMYLHDKLVNQLELHGYSVDEIPMVSSKEKESLEFIAHPRFYSSRCMDLFSLLINLRLIRVLPLLDINLESAWEFQSSPASKLEKLSHLKYLAIFDKKFDFKWVSHMRDLQTLPVRSHQHIKTSPDIWKMKKLRHVDISEFSFIWEDSDQEESSQTVLDNLKTFGKCRVSVADMNRKFWWRFPNLEELRLSIVNFHGMPDHSLFPTPEIHNQLQSLEISFPIGFSKSIGWFKSVFPLNLKVL; encoded by the coding sequence ATGGTTTCTAAAAGGAGATCTAATGGTGATATAAAATACTGCATGGTTCATGATCTAGTGCGTGGGTTTTGCTCAAGTAAACTTAAAGAAGAAGAGTTTAAACAGCGCGTTGTGCCCTACAACTCATCCCAACCTTCATATCCAAGCGATCCTTGGTTATGCATGTATCTCCATGACAAACTTGTTAACCAATTGGAGCTGCATGGATATTCAGTGGATGAGATTCCAATGGTGAGCTCCAAAGAAAAGGAGTCTCTAGAGTTTATCGCTCATCCGCGATTCTATTCATCAAGATGTATGGATCTTTTCTCTTTACTTATTAATTTGAGGCTTATTAGGGTGTTGCCTTTGTTGGATATCAATTTGGAAAGTGCTTGGGAATTTCAAAGTTCTCCGGCTTCCAAACTAGAAAAACTCAGTCACTTGAAATACCTTGcaatttttgacaaaaaatttgATTTCAAGTGGGTTTCACACATGCGTGATCTACAAACTTTACCTGTCCGGTCACATCAGCATATAAAGACATCACCGGATATTTGGAAAATGAAGAAGCTAAGGCATGTGGATATTAgtgaattttcctttatttggGAAGACAGTGATCAAGAAGAATCTTCACAAACTGTGTTAGATAACTTAAAGACTTTTGGCAAGTGTCGTGTATCTGTGGCTGATATGAATCGGAAGTTCTGGTGGAGGTTTCCGAACCTCGAAGAACTCAGACTCTCCATTGTTAATTTTCATGGCATGCCCGATCATTCTCTGTTTCCTACACCGGAAATTCATAACCAGCTTCAATCTCTTGAAATAAGTTTCCCGATTGGATTCTCCAAATCAATTGGATGGTTTAAATCAGTCTTCCCTTTGAACCTGAAGGTTTTATGA